One region of Mycolicibacterium rhodesiae NBB3 genomic DNA includes:
- a CDS encoding acetylornithine transaminase codes for MSLTQRWEAVMMNNYGTPPLELASGDGAVVTDVDGKSYLDLVGGIAVNVLGHRHPAVIEAVTRQLNTLGHTSNLYATEPGIALAEALVSLFGADPDVGARVFFCNSGAEANEVAFKISRLTGRTKLVAAQNAFHGRTMGALALTGQPAKQAPFAPLPGDVTHVPYGDVGALEAAVDDETAAVFLEPIMGEGGVVTPPAGYLVAAREITAAHGALLVLDEVQTGMGRTGAFFAHQHDGITPDVVTLAKGLGGGLPIGACIATGKTAALLTPGLHGSTFGGNPVCTAAALAVLQVLADDDLVGRAGVLGKTLHHGIESIRHPLVDHVRGRGLMCGIVLTSEVAKPVEAAAREAGFLVNAAAPNVIRLVPPLILTEAQVDDFVGALPKMLDAGATGGSQ; via the coding sequence ATGAGCCTCACTCAACGCTGGGAAGCGGTGATGATGAACAACTACGGCACGCCGCCACTGGAATTGGCCAGCGGTGACGGCGCCGTGGTGACCGATGTGGACGGCAAGTCCTATCTGGATCTGGTCGGCGGTATCGCGGTCAACGTTCTCGGACACCGCCATCCCGCGGTCATCGAGGCCGTCACGAGGCAGCTGAACACGCTGGGCCACACGTCGAATCTGTATGCGACCGAGCCCGGCATCGCACTGGCCGAGGCGTTGGTCAGCCTGTTCGGCGCCGACCCAGACGTGGGGGCGCGGGTGTTCTTCTGCAACTCGGGTGCAGAAGCCAACGAGGTCGCGTTCAAGATCTCGCGGCTCACCGGCCGCACGAAACTCGTTGCCGCTCAGAACGCGTTCCACGGCCGCACCATGGGCGCGCTCGCCCTGACCGGGCAGCCGGCCAAGCAGGCACCGTTCGCCCCGCTGCCCGGTGACGTCACCCACGTTCCGTACGGCGACGTCGGGGCGCTCGAAGCCGCGGTGGACGACGAGACTGCGGCAGTGTTCCTCGAGCCGATCATGGGGGAGGGCGGTGTCGTGACGCCGCCCGCCGGTTACCTGGTGGCAGCCCGCGAGATCACCGCTGCACATGGAGCCCTGCTCGTGCTCGACGAGGTGCAGACGGGAATGGGCCGTACCGGAGCATTTTTCGCTCATCAACACGACGGCATCACCCCCGATGTGGTGACCCTGGCAAAGGGACTCGGCGGCGGGCTGCCCATCGGCGCGTGCATCGCGACGGGGAAGACGGCCGCACTGCTGACCCCAGGCCTGCACGGCAGCACCTTCGGCGGCAATCCCGTCTGCACGGCCGCGGCCCTTGCGGTGCTACAGGTCCTCGCCGACGACGACCTCGTCGGCCGGGCCGGGGTCCTCGGAAAGACGCTGCACCACGGCATCGAGTCGATTCGCCATCCGCTCGTCGATCACGTCCGCGGCCGCGGGCTGATGTGCGGCATCGTCCTCACCTCCGAGGTCGCCAAGCCGGTCGAGGCCGCGGCCAGAGAGGCGGGCTTCCTCGTGAACGCCGCCGCCCCCAACGTGATCCGGCTGGTCCCGCCGCTGATCCTGACCGAAGCGCAGGTCGACGACTTCGTCGGCGCGCTACCGAAGATGCTGGACGCCGGCGCGACTGGAGGTTCTCAATGA
- the argF gene encoding ornithine carbamoyltransferase, with translation MTRHLLRDDDLTPEEQAEVLALAAELKNAPFGRRPLDGPRGVAVIFDKNSTRTRFSFEIGIAQLGGHAVVVDGRSTQLGRDETLEDTGRVLSRYVDAIVWRTFAQDRLTAMASGATVPIVNALSDEFHPCQVLADLQTLDERVGTLNGLRLSYFGDGANNMAHSLMLGGVTAGIHVTIAAPVGFEPDPGVVSAAKKRAAETGASVTVTTDADAAADGTDVLVTDTWTSMGQENDGLDRVGPFKPFQVNSALLARAQMNAIVLHCLPAHRGEEITDDVIDGPQSAVWDEAENRLHAQKALLVWLLERS, from the coding sequence ATGACCCGCCATCTCCTGCGTGACGACGACCTCACACCCGAGGAACAGGCGGAGGTGCTCGCGCTTGCCGCGGAACTGAAGAACGCACCCTTCGGCCGTCGGCCGCTGGACGGTCCCCGCGGTGTCGCCGTCATCTTCGACAAGAACTCCACCCGTACGCGGTTCTCCTTCGAGATCGGCATCGCCCAACTCGGTGGTCACGCCGTCGTGGTCGACGGACGCAGCACACAGCTCGGCCGGGACGAGACGCTGGAGGACACCGGCCGGGTGCTCTCACGTTACGTCGACGCCATCGTGTGGCGGACGTTCGCCCAAGATCGTTTGACGGCAATGGCTTCCGGGGCGACGGTACCGATCGTCAACGCGCTTTCCGACGAGTTCCACCCGTGCCAAGTGCTCGCCGACCTGCAGACGCTCGATGAGCGCGTCGGCACGTTGAACGGCTTGCGGCTGTCGTACTTCGGCGACGGCGCAAACAACATGGCCCACTCGTTGATGTTGGGCGGAGTCACCGCGGGCATCCACGTCACCATCGCTGCCCCCGTCGGTTTCGAACCGGACCCGGGGGTGGTCTCCGCTGCGAAGAAACGTGCCGCCGAAACGGGTGCCTCGGTGACCGTGACGACGGACGCAGACGCCGCTGCTGACGGGACCGACGTGCTCGTCACCGACACGTGGACATCGATGGGCCAGGAGAATGACGGCCTGGACCGGGTGGGGCCGTTCAAACCGTTCCAGGTCAATTCGGCGCTGCTCGCGCGGGCGCAGATGAATGCGATTGTTCTGCACTGTCTTCCGGCGCATCGCGGCGAAGAGATCACCGACGACGTGATCGACGGACCACAGAGCGCGGTGTGGGACGAAGCCGAGAACCGGTTGCATGCGCAGAAGGCGCTGCTGGTGTGGCTGTTGGAGCGATCATGA
- a CDS encoding arginine repressor, whose translation MTNAATRAGRQARIVSILSSQSIHSQGELATMLADEGIDVTQATLSRDLEELGAVKLRGADGGVGVYVVPEDGSPVRGVSGGTERMSRLLADLLVSTDASGNLAVLRTPPGAAHYLASAMDRAALPYVVGTVAGDDTILVIAREPMTGTELAAKLESIQQGGD comes from the coding sequence ATGACGAACGCGGCCACCCGAGCGGGGCGGCAGGCTCGTATCGTGTCGATCCTGTCATCGCAATCCATTCACAGCCAGGGCGAGCTGGCGACCATGCTCGCCGACGAGGGCATCGACGTCACGCAGGCGACGTTGTCGCGCGACTTGGAAGAACTCGGCGCCGTCAAGCTCCGTGGCGCCGACGGCGGTGTCGGCGTGTACGTCGTTCCCGAAGACGGTAGCCCGGTCCGCGGCGTTTCCGGTGGCACCGAACGGATGTCGCGGCTGCTGGCCGACCTCCTGGTGTCCACCGACGCCAGCGGCAATCTCGCGGTGCTGCGTACACCGCCGGGGGCCGCGCATTACCTTGCCAGCGCGATGGATCGCGCTGCGCTGCCCTACGTGGTCGGTACCGTGGCCGGCGACGACACCATCCTGGTGATCGCCCGCGAGCCGATGACCGGCACCGAACTGGCAGCGAAACTCGAAAGCATCCAACAAGGAGGAGATTAA
- a CDS encoding argininosuccinate synthase: protein MPKSASERVILAYSGGLDTSVAISWIGKETGREVVAVAIDLGQGGEDMEVVRQRAIDCGAVEAVVVDAKDEFAEQYCLPAIQSNALYMDRYPLVSALSRPLIVKHLVAAAREHGGGIVAHGCTGKGNDQVRFEVGFASLAPDLEVLAPVRDYAWTREKAIAFAEENAIPINVSKRSPFSIDQNVWGRAVETGFLEHLWNAPTKDVYDYTEDPTVNWNTPDEVIVGFERGVPVSIDGRDVSVLQAIEELNRRGGEQGVGRLDVVEDRLVGIKSREIYEAPGAMVLITAHTELEHVTLERELGRFKRGTDQKWGELVYDGLWYSPLKAALESFVAKTQEHVSGEIRMVLHGGHIAVNGRRSAESLYDFNLATYDEGDTFDQSSAKGFVHVHGLSSKISAQRDLAGQ, encoded by the coding sequence TTGCCAAAATCGGCGTCCGAGCGCGTCATCCTGGCGTATTCCGGCGGTCTGGACACCTCGGTCGCGATCAGCTGGATCGGCAAGGAGACCGGGCGTGAGGTCGTCGCTGTGGCCATCGATCTGGGCCAGGGCGGCGAGGACATGGAGGTGGTCCGGCAACGCGCGATCGACTGCGGCGCCGTCGAAGCGGTCGTCGTCGATGCCAAGGACGAATTCGCCGAGCAGTATTGCCTTCCAGCCATTCAGTCCAATGCGCTGTACATGGACCGGTACCCGCTGGTGTCGGCGCTGAGTCGGCCGCTGATCGTCAAGCATCTGGTGGCCGCGGCGCGTGAGCACGGCGGCGGGATCGTGGCGCACGGTTGCACCGGCAAGGGCAACGACCAAGTGCGTTTCGAGGTCGGATTCGCCTCGCTGGCGCCGGATCTCGAGGTTCTCGCACCCGTTCGCGACTATGCGTGGACCCGCGAGAAGGCCATCGCGTTCGCCGAGGAGAACGCGATCCCGATCAACGTGTCCAAGCGCTCACCGTTCTCCATCGACCAGAACGTCTGGGGCCGTGCGGTGGAGACCGGCTTCCTCGAGCACCTCTGGAACGCGCCGACCAAGGATGTCTACGACTACACCGAGGATCCCACCGTCAACTGGAACACCCCCGATGAGGTCATCGTCGGGTTCGAACGCGGCGTGCCCGTGTCGATCGACGGCCGCGACGTCAGCGTGCTCCAGGCCATCGAGGAACTCAACCGCCGCGGCGGCGAACAGGGCGTCGGCCGGCTCGACGTCGTCGAGGACCGGCTCGTCGGCATCAAGAGCCGCGAGATCTACGAGGCGCCCGGGGCGATGGTGCTCATCACCGCGCACACCGAACTCGAACACGTGACCCTGGAGCGCGAGCTCGGCCGGTTCAAGCGCGGTACCGATCAGAAGTGGGGCGAGCTGGTGTACGACGGTCTCTGGTACTCCCCGCTGAAGGCGGCGCTGGAGTCGTTCGTCGCGAAGACTCAGGAACATGTCTCCGGGGAGATCCGGATGGTGCTGCACGGCGGGCACATCGCGGTCAACGGGCGGCGCAGCGCGGAGTCGCTCTACGACTTCAATCTCGCGACCTACGACGAGGGTGACACGTTCGACCAGTCGTCGGCCAAGGGTTTTGTCCATGTGCACGGCCTGTCGTCGAAGATCTCCGCACAACGAGACCTCGCAGGTCAGTGA
- the argH gene encoding argininosuccinate lyase yields the protein MSTNEGSLWGGRFTDGPSDALAALSKSTHFDWVLAPYDIAASKAHARVLSRAGLLTDEQRDGLLVGLDNLASDVADGSFGPLVTDEDVHGALERGLIDRVGEDLGGRLRAGRSRNDQVATQFRMWLRDAIRRIADGALEVVSALATQAAAHPTAIMPGKTHLQSAQPILLAHHLLAHAHPLLRDVDRLVDFDKRAAVSPYGSGALAGSSLGLDPDAIAEELGFDAAADNSVDATASRDFAAEASFVFSMIGVDLSRLAEDIILWSTTEFGYVTLHDSWSTGSSIMPQKKNPDIAELARGKSGRLIGNLTGLLATLKAQPLAYNRDLQEDKEPVFDSVLQLELLLPAMAGLVSTLRFDVDRMAELAPLGYTLATDVAEWLVQRGVPFRVAHEAAGAAVRAAEARGVGLEDLEDAELAGIHPELTSQVREVLTIDGSVNSRDARGGTAPIQVAKQLGVVHETADRLRHRLRR from the coding sequence ATGAGTACGAACGAGGGTTCGCTGTGGGGCGGCCGGTTCACCGACGGACCATCGGACGCCCTTGCCGCCCTGAGCAAATCGACCCACTTCGACTGGGTGCTGGCGCCATACGACATCGCCGCGTCGAAGGCGCACGCGCGGGTGTTGTCCCGGGCCGGGTTGCTCACCGACGAGCAGCGCGACGGCCTGCTGGTCGGCCTGGACAACCTGGCCTCCGATGTCGCCGACGGCAGCTTCGGCCCGCTGGTCACCGACGAGGACGTGCACGGTGCGCTGGAGCGCGGGCTGATCGACCGGGTGGGGGAAGATCTCGGCGGACGCCTGCGGGCGGGCCGGTCACGTAATGACCAGGTGGCCACGCAGTTTCGGATGTGGCTTCGCGATGCGATCAGGCGCATCGCCGACGGAGCTCTCGAGGTCGTATCCGCGCTGGCGACTCAGGCCGCGGCGCATCCGACCGCGATCATGCCCGGCAAGACGCATCTGCAGTCCGCGCAGCCGATCCTGCTCGCACACCATCTGCTCGCCCACGCACACCCGCTGCTCCGCGACGTCGATCGGCTGGTCGACTTCGACAAGCGAGCCGCGGTATCGCCCTACGGGTCCGGGGCACTGGCGGGGTCCTCGCTCGGGCTCGATCCCGATGCGATCGCCGAGGAGTTGGGCTTCGACGCCGCTGCCGACAACTCCGTCGACGCCACCGCGTCGCGCGACTTCGCTGCCGAGGCGTCCTTCGTCTTCTCGATGATCGGTGTCGATCTGTCGCGGCTGGCCGAGGACATCATCCTCTGGAGCACAACAGAGTTCGGCTATGTGACGCTGCACGACTCATGGTCGACCGGAAGTTCGATCATGCCGCAGAAGAAGAACCCCGACATCGCCGAGCTGGCACGCGGCAAGTCGGGCCGGCTGATCGGCAACCTGACCGGGCTGCTGGCGACGCTGAAAGCCCAACCGCTGGCGTACAACCGGGATCTGCAGGAGGACAAGGAGCCGGTGTTCGACTCCGTCCTCCAGCTGGAATTGCTGCTGCCCGCGATGGCGGGTCTGGTGTCGACCCTGCGTTTCGACGTCGACCGGATGGCAGAACTGGCCCCGCTCGGCTACACGCTGGCGACCGATGTCGCCGAGTGGTTGGTGCAACGAGGCGTGCCGTTCCGGGTGGCGCACGAGGCGGCGGGCGCTGCGGTGCGCGCCGCGGAGGCGCGCGGGGTCGGTCTGGAAGATCTCGAGGACGCAGAGCTCGCCGGTATCCATCCCGAGCTGACATCGCAGGTGCGCGAGGTGCTCACCATCGACGGGTCGGTGAACTCAAGGGATGCCAGGGGGGGCACCGCCCCCATCCAGGTGGCCAAGCAGCTCGGCGTCGTGCATGAGACCGCCGACCGGCTCCGGCATCGCCTCCGTCGTTAG
- a CDS encoding ABC-F family ATP-binding cassette domain-containing protein, giving the protein MANLVNVERASVGYGTRTLLNAVSLGLDEGDAVGVVGRNGDGKTTLLQVLTGTRSPDSGRVTHTSGLSVGYLRQSDEFGGATVRDVIVGGRPDHVWAAEPGTRDVVSHLLSGVDLDSEVGRLSGGERRRVALATELIAGHDVLVLDEPTNHLDVEVIGWLAQHLNARRAKALVVVSHDRWFLDAVCTSTWEVHDGVVDAYEGGYAAYVLARAERTRVAAGVEARRQNLMRKELAWLRRGPPARTSKPKFRIQAANDLIANEPPPRDSLGLQTFATTRLGKDVFDLHRVRLEVGSNVVLDRIDWSIGPGARIGLVGVNGTGKTSVLRLLADELQPASGNIKRGKTLKIGYLSQALVELDGSERVLDAVENRRRITELAGGREISADTLLKDFGFTGDKLTTRLSELSGGERRRLQFLRLLLDEPNVLLLDEPTNDLDIDTLTVIEDYLDGWAGTLIVVTHDRYFLERVSDVTYALTGGGRCDLLPGGIEQYLADRAARESVEPAAAEPQRGESASARERRTGKEMARIEGQLEKLEKQIAAIHESMAEAAADHVRVGELNAELQDMLTRKESLEEAWLAAAED; this is encoded by the coding sequence ATGGCGAACCTGGTCAATGTCGAACGCGCGAGCGTGGGGTACGGCACCCGCACGCTACTCAACGCCGTCAGCCTGGGGCTCGACGAGGGCGACGCGGTGGGTGTCGTCGGACGAAATGGCGACGGTAAGACGACGCTGCTGCAGGTGCTGACCGGCACTCGGTCGCCCGACTCGGGGCGCGTGACGCACACCTCGGGGTTGTCGGTGGGTTATCTGCGCCAGAGCGACGAGTTCGGCGGCGCGACCGTGCGGGACGTGATCGTCGGCGGGCGCCCCGACCATGTCTGGGCTGCCGAGCCCGGTACCCGTGACGTCGTATCGCATCTACTCTCCGGTGTCGACCTCGACAGCGAGGTCGGCCGGCTGTCTGGCGGCGAGCGGCGGCGGGTGGCGCTGGCGACCGAACTAATCGCCGGCCATGACGTGCTCGTGCTCGACGAGCCCACCAACCATCTCGACGTCGAGGTGATCGGCTGGCTCGCGCAGCACCTGAACGCGCGGCGCGCCAAGGCGTTGGTGGTGGTGAGCCACGACCGCTGGTTCCTCGATGCGGTGTGCACGAGTACGTGGGAGGTGCACGACGGCGTCGTAGACGCGTATGAGGGCGGGTACGCGGCGTATGTCCTGGCCCGCGCCGAACGCACCCGGGTGGCTGCCGGAGTCGAGGCCAGACGTCAGAACCTGATGCGAAAGGAACTGGCGTGGCTGCGGCGCGGCCCGCCGGCGCGGACGTCCAAGCCGAAGTTCCGAATCCAGGCGGCCAACGACCTCATCGCCAACGAGCCGCCGCCACGCGATTCGCTTGGGCTGCAGACGTTTGCGACCACGCGCTTGGGTAAGGACGTCTTCGATCTGCACCGCGTCCGGCTGGAAGTCGGATCGAACGTCGTGCTGGATCGCATCGACTGGTCGATCGGGCCCGGGGCGCGGATCGGGCTGGTCGGTGTGAACGGCACCGGAAAGACGTCGGTACTGCGGCTCCTTGCGGATGAACTGCAGCCCGCGTCCGGCAACATCAAGCGGGGCAAGACGCTCAAGATCGGCTACCTCAGCCAGGCGCTGGTCGAGCTCGACGGTTCCGAGCGGGTGCTCGATGCGGTCGAGAACCGCCGCCGGATCACCGAATTGGCCGGTGGCCGGGAGATCTCCGCTGACACTTTGTTGAAGGATTTCGGATTCACCGGCGACAAGCTGACCACGCGGCTGTCCGAGCTGTCCGGTGGGGAACGGCGACGGCTGCAGTTCCTGCGGCTGCTGCTCGACGAGCCCAATGTGCTGCTACTCGACGAGCCGACCAACGATTTGGACATCGATACCTTGACGGTGATCGAGGACTACCTCGACGGCTGGGCAGGGACGCTGATCGTCGTCACGCACGACAGATACTTCCTGGAACGGGTCTCCGATGTCACGTATGCGCTCACCGGCGGCGGCCGATGCGATCTGCTGCCCGGCGGTATCGAGCAGTACCTTGCGGATCGCGCGGCGCGGGAGTCCGTCGAGCCGGCCGCGGCCGAACCGCAGCGCGGCGAGTCGGCCTCGGCGCGGGAGCGACGCACCGGGAAGGAAATGGCGCGCATCGAAGGTCAGCTGGAAAAGCTCGAGAAACAGATCGCCGCGATTCACGAGTCGATGGCCGAGGCGGCCGCCGATCACGTGCGGGTGGGCGAACTCAACGCCGAACTACAGGACATGCTGACGCGCAAGGAATCTCTCGAGGAGGCATGGCTGGCCGCCGCCGAGGACTAA
- a CDS encoding acyl-CoA synthetase, whose product MDLSGLTRPVGRLVATAQNGLEVLRYGGLETGAVPSPFQIIQSVPMYRLRRYFPPDSRPEAKKPGPPVLMVHPMMMSADMWDVTREEGAVGILHRAGIDPWVIDFGSPDKIEGGMDRNLADHVVALSEAIDTVKEVTGRDVHLAGYSQGGMFAYQSAAYRRSKDLASIIAFGSPVDTLAALPMNMPASIAPAAADFMADHVFSRMDIPGWLARTGFQMLDPIKTAQSRIDFLRQLHDREALLPREQQRRFLQSEGWIAWSGPAIAELLKQFIAHNRMMSGGFSIHGDLVTLSDIECPVLAVVGEVDDIGQPASVRGIKRAAPKADVYEFLIRAGHFGLVVGSKASTQTWPAVAQWVKWIDGTGDMPDGVTPMPLQPEEPNETGVSLSSRLVHGTNAATEMVFTLARSATGALVAANKSARAIVVETYRTLPRLARLGQINDHTRISLGRIMSEQARDLPNGEALLFDGRVHTYEAVDRRINNVVRGLIEVGVRQGAHVGVLMETRPSALVAIAALSRLGAVAVLMPPDADLVTAARLGAVSDIIADPSNLDAARKLNMRVLVLGGGEVRDLDLPEHADVIDMEKIDPDVVDLPGWYRPNPGLARDLAFIGFTSIAGTFVARQITNHRWALSALGTASAANLGRGDTVYCLTPLHHQSGLLVALGGAVVGGSRIALSRGLRPDRFLQEIRQYGVTVVSYTWAMLRDVIDDPSFSLTGSHPVRLFIGSGMPTGLWQRVVEVFEPARIVEFFATSDGQAVLANVAGAKIGSKGRPLPGSGEIALAAYDAEDDLILEDERGFVRRADTNEVGVLLAHPRGPVDPTASVKRGVFAPADTWVSSEYLFRRDEDGDYWLVDNRSTVIHTPRGVVYAATVNDAVSRLGAVDLAVTYGVDADGEHLAVTALALRPGGTIPSADLSEALADLAVGNPPDIVHVVPEMTFSASCRPLISPLRDAGIPKPSRNAWYLDRDTNRYKRLTVAVRTEIAGG is encoded by the coding sequence GTGGACCTTTCAGGACTGACCAGACCGGTGGGGCGATTGGTGGCCACCGCACAGAACGGGCTGGAGGTGCTGCGCTACGGCGGCCTGGAGACCGGGGCGGTGCCCTCGCCGTTCCAGATCATCCAGAGCGTGCCGATGTACCGGCTGCGGCGCTACTTCCCGCCCGACTCACGGCCGGAAGCCAAGAAGCCCGGACCTCCCGTCCTGATGGTCCACCCGATGATGATGTCGGCCGACATGTGGGACGTCACCCGCGAGGAGGGCGCGGTCGGGATCCTGCACCGCGCCGGCATCGATCCGTGGGTGATCGATTTCGGATCGCCCGACAAGATCGAGGGCGGCATGGATCGCAACCTCGCCGACCATGTCGTCGCGCTGAGTGAGGCCATCGACACCGTGAAAGAGGTGACCGGCCGCGACGTCCATCTGGCCGGTTACTCGCAGGGTGGCATGTTCGCCTATCAATCGGCGGCGTACCGGCGGTCGAAGGACCTCGCCAGCATCATCGCGTTCGGTTCACCGGTCGATACCCTGGCCGCTCTGCCGATGAACATGCCTGCCAGCATCGCGCCCGCGGCGGCGGACTTCATGGCAGACCACGTGTTCAGCCGCATGGACATTCCGGGTTGGCTGGCGCGCACCGGCTTTCAGATGCTCGACCCGATCAAGACCGCGCAGTCGCGCATCGACTTCCTCCGTCAGTTGCACGACCGTGAGGCACTGTTGCCGCGTGAGCAGCAACGGCGATTCCTGCAGTCCGAAGGATGGATCGCGTGGTCGGGTCCCGCGATCGCCGAGCTGCTCAAGCAGTTCATCGCGCACAACCGCATGATGAGCGGCGGCTTCTCGATCCACGGTGACCTGGTGACGCTGTCGGACATCGAGTGTCCGGTGCTGGCCGTCGTCGGCGAGGTCGACGACATCGGTCAGCCCGCGTCGGTTCGCGGGATCAAGCGCGCCGCGCCGAAGGCGGATGTCTACGAATTCCTGATCCGCGCAGGGCATTTCGGTCTCGTCGTTGGCTCCAAGGCGTCGACGCAGACCTGGCCTGCGGTCGCTCAGTGGGTCAAGTGGATCGACGGCACCGGCGATATGCCCGACGGCGTCACGCCGATGCCGTTGCAGCCGGAGGAGCCCAACGAGACCGGCGTCTCCTTGAGCTCACGTCTGGTCCACGGCACCAACGCGGCCACCGAGATGGTGTTCACCCTCGCCCGGTCGGCAACCGGTGCGCTCGTTGCCGCCAACAAGTCCGCGCGCGCGATCGTCGTCGAGACGTATCGCACCCTGCCTCGCCTCGCGCGGCTGGGCCAGATCAACGACCACACCCGAATCTCGCTGGGCCGGATCATGTCCGAACAGGCTCGCGATCTGCCCAACGGCGAAGCGCTGCTGTTCGACGGCCGTGTCCACACCTACGAGGCGGTGGACCGTCGCATCAACAACGTCGTGCGCGGTCTGATCGAAGTCGGTGTGCGGCAGGGCGCGCACGTCGGCGTGCTCATGGAGACCCGCCCGAGTGCACTGGTCGCGATCGCGGCACTGTCGCGTCTCGGTGCCGTCGCCGTGCTGATGCCGCCCGACGCCGACCTGGTGACCGCTGCCCGCCTCGGGGCGGTGTCCGACATCATCGCCGACCCGAGCAACCTCGACGCGGCACGCAAATTGAACATGCGCGTGCTGGTCCTCGGTGGTGGCGAAGTGCGCGACCTGGATCTCCCAGAACACGCCGACGTGATCGACATGGAGAAGATCGACCCCGATGTCGTCGACCTGCCCGGCTGGTACCGCCCCAACCCCGGATTGGCGCGCGACTTGGCGTTCATCGGGTTCACCTCCATCGCCGGCACGTTCGTCGCGCGTCAGATCACCAACCATCGCTGGGCGCTGTCGGCGTTAGGCACCGCATCGGCGGCGAACCTCGGGCGCGGCGACACGGTCTACTGTCTGACTCCGCTGCATCATCAGTCCGGTCTATTGGTCGCACTCGGTGGCGCGGTAGTCGGTGGATCGCGCATCGCGTTGTCGCGGGGTCTACGCCCGGACCGGTTCCTTCAAGAGATCCGTCAGTACGGCGTCACCGTCGTCTCCTACACGTGGGCGATGCTGCGCGACGTCATCGACGACCCGTCGTTCTCGCTCACGGGGAGCCACCCGGTGCGGTTGTTCATCGGCTCCGGCATGCCGACCGGCCTGTGGCAACGCGTCGTGGAGGTGTTCGAGCCCGCCCGCATCGTCGAATTCTTCGCGACGTCGGACGGGCAGGCGGTGCTGGCCAACGTGGCGGGGGCCAAGATCGGCAGCAAGGGCAGGCCGCTGCCCGGCAGCGGGGAGATCGCGTTGGCTGCCTACGACGCGGAGGACGACCTGATCCTCGAGGACGAACGCGGATTCGTGCGTCGCGCAGACACCAACGAGGTGGGTGTCCTGCTGGCCCACCCGCGCGGTCCGGTCGACCCCACGGCTTCGGTCAAGCGCGGGGTTTTCGCGCCCGCGGACACGTGGGTGTCGTCGGAGTATCTGTTCCGACGCGACGAGGACGGCGACTACTGGCTCGTCGACAATCGCAGCACGGTCATCCACACCCCCCGCGGTGTCGTCTACGCCGCGACGGTGAACGATGCCGTCAGCCGCCTCGGCGCGGTGGATCTTGCGGTGACCTATGGCGTGGACGCCGACGGGGAGCATCTCGCGGTGACGGCGCTCGCGCTGCGGCCCGGCGGCACAATCCCTTCTGCTGATCTGTCCGAAGCGCTCGCGGATCTGGCGGTGGGCAATCCACCCGACATCGTGCACGTGGTGCCGGAGATGACG